One region of Thermoplasma sp. Kam2015 genomic DNA includes:
- a CDS encoding helix-turn-helix domain-containing protein, translating to MHDNCTFNFIDEGLSVKLLWSMPYKGDRMITYESVYPTESHIMAKSIINKVRGNPKTLSVFDRSLKGRTLTVGYLEWTDNSPFFLSNRIGMVSYDEYTMADGDVITIVTASDNFDLIRDNLSNYGKIMKIQIQSLDPASINGKPRLTAMQEKVLGKALEMGFFNYPKDVHLKEIAEKMGVSVVSVDQYLREAQRKLAMSYLNG from the coding sequence TTGCATGACAATTGTACGTTCAACTTCATCGATGAAGGGCTCAGCGTCAAGTTGCTGTGGAGCATGCCGTATAAGGGAGATAGGATGATTACCTATGAAAGCGTGTATCCTACTGAATCTCATATCATGGCAAAGTCGATAATAAACAAGGTTCGTGGTAACCCAAAGACTCTCTCCGTATTCGACAGATCTCTGAAAGGTCGCACTTTAACGGTGGGTTATCTTGAATGGACGGATAATTCTCCATTCTTCCTGAGCAACAGGATAGGAATGGTATCGTACGATGAATACACGATGGCGGACGGAGACGTCATAACAATTGTTACCGCTTCGGACAACTTCGATCTGATAAGGGATAATTTATCAAACTACGGAAAGATCATGAAGATTCAGATACAGAGCCTAGATCCCGCATCCATAAACGGGAAGCCCAGGTTGACAGCAATGCAGGAGAAGGTTCTTGGCAAGGCTCTGGAGATGGGGTTCTTTAACTATCCCAAGGATGTGCATCTTAAGGAGATAGCTGAGAAAATGGGAGTTTCAGTGGTATCTGTGGATCAATATCTGAGAGAGGCGCAGCGCAAGCTTGCAATGTCCTATCTGAACGGCTAG